One stretch of Natronobacterium gregoryi SP2 DNA includes these proteins:
- a CDS encoding molybdopterin biosynthesis protein, whose protein sequence is MERKEFRDLASPEEAREAIASLSLEGGVERVSLEDARGRVLAARLDAELDVPGFDRASLDGYALRARDTFGADEADPARLEIVGEVHAGAEPDVNLEAGEAVEISTGAVMPPGTDAMVPVERTDTDDSAVLVRTSVAPGDNVMFAGADVAAGERALGPGTRVTPRDIGLLSALGIDEVPVRKRPTVGIVSTGDELVRPGEDLNSDRGEIYDVNSYTIAAGVEDAGGEPVLYPHADDEQDEMERILRQAAKECDLVLSSGSTSASAVDVVYRVIEERGELLLHGVAVKPGKPVLVGRLSSSAYVGLPGYPVSAMMIFRTFVAPAIRQAAGLPAPDAATVEGRMATQERYGEGRLRLMPVGLVEDADGETLVYPVDKGSGATTSLAEADGVVEVAPETDYLEAGESVTATLFSPDVRPPSLLGVGEDDPTLNRLLDRLENPRYLSAGSRPGLRRLREGVPDVAVVAGPTVGNVTVATADEDEADANAVELGRWNREWGLIVRPGNPAEIEGITALVDQDLRFINRTTDSGLRTSLGKAITDLADDRGTDRHDIVEAIDGFDLALRAHESPARKVAAGDADAALGLAETADRLNLEFVPVGEEPVRVLANPDRTAKSSVTELEALLETDAVSQRDQ, encoded by the coding sequence ATGGAACGCAAGGAGTTTCGCGACCTCGCATCTCCCGAGGAAGCACGCGAGGCGATCGCGTCGCTGTCGCTCGAGGGGGGCGTCGAACGAGTATCGCTCGAGGACGCCCGCGGCCGCGTGCTGGCCGCACGTCTCGACGCCGAACTGGACGTGCCAGGGTTCGACCGTGCGAGCCTCGACGGCTACGCGCTTCGGGCGCGGGACACGTTCGGAGCCGACGAGGCAGACCCCGCTCGCCTGGAGATCGTGGGCGAGGTACACGCTGGAGCGGAACCGGACGTGAACCTCGAGGCGGGCGAAGCCGTCGAGATCTCGACCGGTGCCGTGATGCCGCCGGGCACGGACGCGATGGTGCCCGTCGAACGGACGGATACGGACGACTCGGCGGTGCTGGTACGAACCTCCGTCGCGCCGGGAGACAACGTCATGTTCGCTGGCGCTGACGTCGCTGCAGGCGAACGTGCGCTGGGGCCCGGAACACGAGTGACACCTCGAGATATCGGCCTGTTGTCTGCACTCGGCATCGACGAGGTGCCGGTCCGTAAACGACCGACCGTCGGCATCGTCTCGACCGGCGACGAACTCGTCCGGCCAGGCGAGGACCTAAACAGTGACCGCGGCGAGATCTACGACGTCAACAGCTACACGATCGCCGCGGGGGTCGAAGACGCTGGCGGCGAGCCAGTCCTCTATCCGCACGCCGACGACGAGCAAGACGAGATGGAGCGAATTCTCCGACAGGCCGCCAAAGAGTGTGATCTCGTCCTCTCGTCGGGGTCGACCAGTGCCAGCGCCGTCGACGTTGTCTATCGAGTGATCGAGGAACGAGGCGAACTGTTGCTTCACGGCGTCGCCGTCAAACCGGGGAAACCGGTGCTCGTCGGTCGGCTCTCCAGTTCGGCGTACGTCGGCCTGCCCGGCTACCCCGTCTCGGCGATGATGATCTTTCGAACGTTCGTCGCGCCGGCGATCCGGCAGGCCGCAGGCCTGCCGGCACCGGACGCGGCAACCGTCGAGGGACGGATGGCCACCCAGGAGCGGTACGGCGAGGGTCGCCTGCGACTGATGCCCGTCGGACTGGTCGAAGACGCCGACGGCGAGACACTCGTCTACCCCGTCGACAAGGGCAGCGGTGCGACGACCAGTCTCGCCGAAGCCGACGGCGTCGTCGAAGTCGCTCCCGAGACGGACTACCTCGAGGCCGGCGAGTCCGTGACGGCCACCCTGTTCTCGCCGGACGTTCGGCCACCGTCTCTGCTCGGCGTCGGCGAGGACGACCCGACGCTGAACCGACTGCTCGATCGACTCGAGAACCCGCGATACCTGTCAGCAGGGTCGCGGCCGGGACTGCGCCGCCTCCGTGAGGGAGTCCCCGACGTCGCCGTCGTCGCCGGACCGACAGTCGGAAACGTCACAGTGGCCACAGCGGACGAAGACGAGGCTGACGCCAACGCCGTCGAACTCGGCCGGTGGAACCGCGAGTGGGGACTGATCGTCCGTCCCGGCAACCCAGCAGAGATCGAGGGGATCACAGCTCTCGTGGATCAGGACCTCCGCTTCATCAACCGAACGACCGACTCTGGGCTGCGGACGAGCCTCGGCAAAGCCATCACCGACCTGGCAGACGACCGCGGCACGGACCGACACGACATCGTCGAGGCCATCGACGGCTTCGACCTCGCGCTGCGTGCTCACGAGAGCCCTGCCAGAAAGGTCGCCGCAGGCGATGCCGACGCTGCACTCGGACTGGCCGAAACGGCCGACCGTCTCAACCTCGAGTTCGTCCCAGTCGGCGAGGAACCGGTGCGCGTACTCGCAAACCCCGATCGGACGGCGAAATCGAGCGTGACGGAACTCGAGGCGCTGCTCGAAACGGACGCCGTCTCACAGCGCGACCAGTAG
- a CDS encoding substrate-binding domain-containing protein yields MAIQRRRFVTAVGSGAVAGLAGCTALGRDDAGDANGPEISGETLTLTTTTSTYHTGLLDELNAPFQDRYGVTVDTVAQGTGAALETARNGDSDVVMVHARSLEDEFIEGGYGVNRRDLMFNDFVVVGATDDPASIAGSGETTSAFEGIAESGSTFVSRGDNSGTHTKELEVWEATGVADEFGEWYTEAGQGMGEVLVQADQQGAYTLADRGTYLSMQSELDLEILVEGPIEDGPEMLMNPYGIVAVNPAVHDTVNYDLAMAYIGYVTSLEAEKIIRNYTSEGEQLFFPEAISEEPNFEQYVPEEWERNE; encoded by the coding sequence ATGGCGATACAACGTCGTCGGTTCGTCACCGCGGTCGGCAGTGGTGCTGTCGCCGGCCTCGCCGGCTGTACGGCGCTCGGCCGCGACGACGCCGGTGACGCTAACGGACCGGAGATTAGCGGCGAAACGCTAACGCTGACCACGACGACGAGCACCTACCACACGGGACTGCTCGACGAACTCAACGCTCCGTTTCAGGACCGGTACGGCGTCACCGTCGACACCGTCGCGCAGGGAACCGGGGCCGCCCTCGAGACCGCACGCAACGGCGACTCGGACGTCGTGATGGTCCACGCCCGGTCGCTCGAGGACGAGTTCATAGAAGGGGGGTACGGCGTCAACCGCCGCGATCTCATGTTCAACGACTTCGTGGTCGTCGGTGCGACGGACGATCCCGCGTCGATCGCCGGCAGCGGCGAGACGACCAGCGCGTTCGAGGGAATCGCCGAGTCGGGATCGACGTTCGTCTCCCGTGGCGACAACTCCGGAACGCATACGAAAGAACTCGAGGTCTGGGAAGCAACAGGAGTTGCAGACGAGTTCGGGGAGTGGTACACGGAAGCCGGCCAGGGAATGGGCGAAGTGCTGGTCCAGGCGGACCAACAGGGTGCGTACACGCTCGCCGATCGGGGCACGTACCTGTCGATGCAGAGCGAACTCGACCTCGAAATCCTCGTCGAGGGGCCGATCGAGGACGGACCGGAGATGCTGATGAATCCGTACGGTATCGTCGCCGTCAATCCCGCCGTTCACGACACCGTGAACTACGACCTCGCGATGGCCTACATCGGCTACGTCACGAGCCTCGAGGCTGAAAAGATCATCAGAAACTACACGTCCGAAGGCGAACAGTTATTCTTCCCGGAAGCCATCTCGGAAGAACCGAATTTCGAGCAGTACGTCCCCGAAGAATGGGAGCGTAACGAGTAG
- a CDS encoding ABC transporter permease, whose amino-acid sequence MLLEPTLWPALVAEFPFEWHYVRSIIYVSLYVSLVAVTLSTLFSLPVALLVGFKEFPGKGLVTSLINTGMGFPSVVVGLVVLFGVSNQGPLGELNLVFTREAMIMSQFVLATPVVTGVSLAAVSSVEQNVRDAAFAMGGTRADVALVTIKEARYGIATAVLAGFGRAISEVGSVLIVGGNIVGPDGHSKTRTLTTAIQLEARQGQFETAMILGAVLVVLVLVVNAVVVRLGSGNGGRY is encoded by the coding sequence ATGCTGCTCGAGCCGACACTTTGGCCCGCTCTCGTCGCCGAGTTCCCGTTCGAGTGGCACTACGTCCGCAGTATCATCTACGTCTCGCTGTACGTGAGCCTCGTCGCGGTCACGTTGAGTACGTTGTTCAGTCTCCCGGTCGCACTCCTGGTCGGATTCAAGGAGTTCCCCGGGAAGGGCCTGGTCACGTCGCTGATCAACACCGGGATGGGGTTTCCAAGCGTCGTCGTCGGCCTCGTCGTGCTGTTCGGAGTCTCGAACCAGGGGCCGCTCGGAGAACTGAATCTCGTGTTCACGCGAGAAGCGATGATCATGTCCCAGTTCGTGCTCGCGACGCCGGTCGTCACCGGCGTCAGCCTCGCGGCGGTAAGCAGCGTCGAACAGAACGTCCGCGACGCGGCGTTCGCGATGGGCGGCACCCGGGCAGACGTCGCGCTGGTGACGATCAAGGAGGCACGGTACGGCATCGCGACGGCAGTCCTCGCGGGCTTTGGCCGGGCGATCAGCGAGGTCGGCTCCGTCCTCATCGTCGGCGGCAACATCGTCGGCCCCGACGGACACTCGAAGACTCGGACCCTGACGACTGCGATCCAGCTCGAGGCACGCCAGGGTCAGTTCGAGACCGCGATGATACTCGGTGCGGTTCTGGTCGTCCTCGTGTTGGTCGTCAACGCCGTCGTGGTCAGACTCGGCAGCGGTAACGGGGGGCGATACTGA
- a CDS encoding amino acid ABC transporter ATP-binding protein, producing MTLEATDVCYGYDDEAVLEEVSLSVNRGEVLAIIGPSGVGKSTLLRLLALFDSPDRGRVTYDRNEVWTAPERQRLEYRRKIGMVFQEPSLFDASVRRNVTYGLRVRQSWRDRLRHEVASLVGTQNGTGDAIDALETVGLREKATQDAASLSGGEAQRVAFARALAYDPDILLLDEPTSDLDPRNTAGIEDAVYRARNRGIGVAIATHDMHQAERIADRVAVLLGNDVIEVGDTERVFEDPADERTQKFIDGELIY from the coding sequence ATGACACTCGAGGCGACCGACGTCTGCTACGGCTACGACGACGAGGCGGTCCTCGAGGAGGTCTCCCTGTCGGTGAATCGTGGCGAAGTGCTCGCGATCATCGGGCCGTCGGGCGTCGGGAAATCGACTCTGTTACGGCTGCTCGCGCTGTTCGATTCTCCCGATCGCGGACGAGTGACGTACGACCGCAACGAGGTCTGGACGGCACCCGAACGGCAGCGCCTCGAGTACCGCCGAAAGATCGGCATGGTGTTTCAGGAGCCGAGCCTCTTCGACGCGAGCGTTCGTCGCAACGTCACGTACGGGCTGCGCGTCAGGCAATCGTGGCGCGACCGACTCCGCCACGAAGTCGCGAGTCTGGTCGGAACGCAAAACGGGACCGGTGACGCGATCGACGCTCTCGAGACTGTCGGCCTGCGTGAGAAAGCAACCCAGGATGCAGCTTCGCTCTCGGGCGGCGAGGCTCAACGGGTGGCGTTCGCCCGCGCGCTCGCGTACGATCCCGACATCCTCTTGCTCGACGAACCGACTTCGGACCTCGATCCACGGAACACGGCTGGAATCGAAGACGCTGTCTACCGGGCTCGAAACCGGGGCATCGGCGTCGCCATCGCGACCCACGACATGCACCAGGCCGAACGCATCGCCGACCGAGTGGCCGTCCTGCTTGGCAACGACGTGATCGAAGTCGGAGACACGGAGCGGGTGTTCGAGGACCCGGCAGACGAACGCACGCAAAAATTCATCGACGGAGAACTAATCTACTGA
- a CDS encoding TOBE domain-containing protein produces MSIEKGYRTTLSVDGVTIDRRDVEMLEAIDEYGSMHRAAEELGRSYARLQNRVVEIEEAVGSITERQRGGSGGGGTELTETARELRRQFERHDAELGGVAQVIESVFTGTVGERTGELATVDTPAGQIVALVPKNATSVQVSVRSDAVVLTDPGGTPDPDRTSLRNSFTGTVTQTVPGDAIVRVTLALENDGDTDRELQALVTRASANSLKLEPGREVVASFKATAARATRIDDES; encoded by the coding sequence ATGTCCATCGAAAAAGGATACCGCACGACACTTTCGGTCGACGGCGTCACGATCGATCGCCGCGACGTCGAGATGCTCGAGGCGATCGACGAGTACGGATCGATGCACCGAGCAGCAGAGGAACTTGGCCGATCTTACGCACGCCTCCAGAACCGCGTCGTCGAGATCGAAGAGGCAGTCGGCTCGATCACCGAACGCCAGCGTGGCGGAAGCGGCGGCGGTGGAACGGAACTCACCGAAACTGCCCGCGAACTTCGTCGACAGTTCGAGCGCCACGACGCCGAACTCGGTGGCGTCGCGCAGGTCATCGAGTCCGTCTTCACCGGCACCGTCGGAGAGCGAACGGGAGAACTCGCGACCGTCGACACGCCGGCCGGCCAGATCGTGGCACTCGTTCCCAAGAATGCCACGTCCGTCCAGGTGAGCGTCCGTTCCGATGCGGTCGTGTTGACCGATCCCGGCGGGACACCCGACCCCGATCGGACCAGCCTCCGGAACAGCTTCACCGGCACCGTCACCCAGACCGTCCCCGGCGATGCAATCGTCAGGGTGACACTCGCCCTCGAGAACGACGGGGACACAGACCGCGAGCTACAGGCGCTGGTTACACGAGCGAGCGCGAACAGTCTGAAACTCGAGCCCGGCCGGGAGGTCGTCGCCTCGTTCAAAGCGACGGCAGCACGGGCGACTCGGATCGACGACGAGTCGTAG
- a CDS encoding methyl-accepting chemotaxis sensory transducer yields MGTNPRLKITDDDRQQVDGTQLTDDIGIDRDEIEWRKDFTGFDSADATRLESMAPLFDEITDDLVEEFYDHLQSHAKTADIFDSTTKSVGALKQSQRVYLTDLGSGTYDQSYFDRRARIGKLHDMLDLGPKLFLGMYSIYYEGILEVIAEDATKQLEEASRSSVPVATEGSVTEPSESEDEPVVPLSAATDAIDDVVERTTSVLKVLNLDQQVAMDTYIHSYTDRVEDELERREAVSRNVESAVAELQESSRVVSDRSDEINDLTDEQADSMDEIATEVSGLSATVEEIAANAEEVSATSERAKSLASETMGTAGEAIDRMADVESSADAVTDDVEQLREGVQRIDEIIDVINGLADQTNLLALNASIEAAHAGEEGDGFAVVADEVKSLAEESKAEATNVERMIEQIQDDTQETVEGLQDANEAISAGVSLVEETVDNLRQIEESIDETATGIQEVATATDDQAASTEEIASMTDSAMERSQRVSSELEEIVETTVQLNELIDELDQQVDHLSTDGDDVR; encoded by the coding sequence ATGGGCACCAATCCGCGGCTCAAGATAACCGACGACGATCGCCAGCAGGTCGACGGAACCCAACTGACCGACGACATCGGGATCGATCGAGACGAAATCGAGTGGCGAAAAGACTTCACCGGCTTCGACTCAGCGGACGCGACGAGACTGGAGTCGATGGCACCACTGTTCGACGAAATCACCGACGACCTCGTCGAAGAGTTTTACGATCACTTGCAGTCACACGCGAAGACAGCCGATATCTTCGATTCGACGACCAAATCCGTCGGCGCGCTCAAACAGAGTCAGCGGGTCTACCTCACCGATCTCGGCTCCGGGACCTACGATCAGTCGTACTTCGACAGGCGAGCGCGCATCGGGAAACTCCACGACATGCTCGATCTGGGCCCGAAGCTCTTCCTCGGCATGTACTCCATCTACTACGAGGGGATTCTCGAGGTGATCGCCGAAGACGCGACAAAGCAACTCGAGGAGGCGTCCCGATCGTCGGTGCCCGTAGCGACCGAAGGTTCCGTCACCGAGCCGTCCGAGTCCGAAGACGAGCCCGTCGTCCCCCTGTCGGCGGCGACGGACGCGATCGACGACGTCGTCGAACGCACCACGTCGGTGCTCAAGGTGTTGAACCTCGACCAGCAGGTCGCGATGGATACGTACATTCACTCCTACACGGACCGGGTCGAGGACGAACTCGAGCGTCGCGAAGCGGTCTCGCGGAACGTCGAGTCCGCGGTAGCGGAGCTCCAGGAGAGTTCCAGGGTCGTCTCCGACAGGTCGGACGAGATCAACGACTTGACGGACGAACAGGCGGATTCGATGGACGAAATCGCGACCGAGGTTTCCGGACTCTCTGCGACGGTCGAAGAGATTGCCGCCAACGCCGAGGAGGTCAGTGCAACCAGCGAGCGAGCCAAGAGTCTGGCGTCCGAGACGATGGGAACTGCCGGCGAAGCGATCGATCGGATGGCCGACGTCGAATCGTCGGCGGATGCCGTCACCGACGACGTCGAACAGCTCCGGGAGGGGGTACAGCGAATCGACGAGATCATCGACGTGATCAACGGGCTCGCCGACCAGACGAACCTGCTCGCGCTCAACGCCTCGATCGAGGCTGCCCACGCGGGCGAAGAGGGCGACGGGTTCGCCGTCGTCGCGGACGAAGTCAAGTCTCTCGCCGAAGAATCGAAAGCGGAGGCGACCAACGTCGAGCGAATGATCGAGCAGATCCAGGACGACACCCAGGAGACCGTAGAGGGCCTGCAAGACGCAAACGAGGCGATCTCGGCCGGCGTCTCCCTCGTCGAAGAGACGGTCGACAATCTCAGACAGATCGAAGAGTCGATCGACGAGACCGCGACGGGTATCCAAGAGGTCGCGACGGCGACCGACGATCAGGCCGCAAGCACCGAAGAGATCGCGAGCATGACCGACTCGGCCATGGAGCGATCGCAACGCGTCTCGAGCGAACTCGAGGAGATCGTCGAGACGACCGTCCAGTTGAACGAACTAATCGACGAACTCGACCAGCAGGTCGATCACCTCTCGACGGACGGTGACGACGTCCGGTAG
- a CDS encoding molybdopterin molybdotransferase MoeA has protein sequence MKGTDSERTEAGFKVRTPIDEARQVLRAAIEQAEDELPATGTERVELDRADGRVLAAPLESARNVPHYRRAAMDGYAVRAEDTFGASERSPEILRTVGSAEDDGTTVDPGTAARVHTGSALPDGADAVVMIERVSELEATGELEVEDAVAEGENVAPTGEDVDAGQQLYDAGHRLRPSDLGLLRSVGYAQVEVTERPTVGVVPTGEELVDSDPGPGEVIETNGLTVSRLVERWGGDATYRDVVTDDHESLRVAIQRDLTKDVVVTTGGSSVGERDLLPEVIDDLGEVLVHGVGLKPGHPVCLGIVEETPVLALPGYPVACIVNAVQFLRPTLRWLAGTTPDPHPTTRAVLERKIPSEPGTRTFARVQLDERDAVDDEPEYAATPTRASGSGVLSSVALADGWVVVDDDREGIPEGEPVAVQDWEVNP, from the coding sequence ATGAAAGGAACTGACAGCGAGCGGACTGAGGCCGGTTTCAAGGTCCGGACGCCGATCGACGAGGCACGGCAGGTCCTCCGAGCGGCGATCGAGCAAGCAGAAGACGAGTTGCCAGCCACCGGGACCGAGCGCGTCGAACTCGACCGAGCAGACGGGCGTGTCCTCGCCGCCCCCCTCGAGTCGGCCCGGAACGTCCCCCACTACCGGCGGGCCGCGATGGATGGCTACGCCGTTCGCGCCGAGGACACCTTCGGGGCGAGCGAACGCTCACCCGAGATCCTTCGGACGGTCGGCAGTGCCGAAGACGACGGGACGACCGTCGATCCGGGGACGGCAGCACGCGTCCACACTGGAAGCGCGCTGCCCGACGGTGCAGACGCCGTCGTGATGATCGAACGAGTCTCGGAACTCGAGGCCACTGGCGAACTCGAGGTCGAGGACGCCGTCGCCGAAGGCGAGAACGTCGCCCCGACCGGCGAAGACGTCGACGCAGGCCAACAGCTCTACGACGCTGGCCACCGCCTTCGCCCGTCGGATCTAGGTCTCCTCCGATCGGTGGGATACGCCCAGGTCGAGGTCACAGAGCGTCCTACGGTCGGTGTCGTACCAACTGGTGAGGAACTCGTCGATAGCGATCCCGGCCCTGGCGAGGTGATCGAAACCAACGGCCTCACCGTCTCGCGGCTGGTCGAACGCTGGGGTGGGGACGCGACGTACCGCGACGTCGTCACCGACGACCACGAGTCACTCCGGGTGGCGATCCAGCGCGATCTGACGAAAGACGTCGTCGTCACGACCGGTGGTTCCTCGGTCGGCGAGCGCGACCTCCTGCCGGAGGTAATCGACGATCTCGGTGAGGTGCTCGTCCACGGCGTCGGCCTGAAACCCGGCCACCCCGTCTGTCTCGGCATCGTCGAGGAAACACCCGTCCTCGCTCTGCCTGGGTATCCCGTCGCCTGTATCGTCAACGCCGTCCAGTTCCTCCGACCGACGCTGCGCTGGCTCGCAGGAACGACGCCCGACCCCCACCCAACTACGAGGGCGGTCCTCGAGCGAAAGATCCCCAGCGAACCCGGAACGCGGACGTTCGCACGGGTACAACTCGACGAACGAGACGCCGTCGACGACGAACCCGAGTACGCCGCAACTCCGACTCGAGCCAGTGGGTCGGGCGTGCTCTCGAGCGTCGCACTCGCGGATGGCTGGGTGGTTGTCGACGACGACCGTGAGGGGATACCCGAAGGCGAGCCAGTCGCCGTCCAGGACTGGGAAGTGAACCCCTGA